Proteins encoded within one genomic window of Macaca fascicularis isolate 582-1 chromosome 16, T2T-MFA8v1.1:
- the FN3KRP gene encoding ketosamine-3-kinase isoform X4 has product MEELLRRELGCGSVRATGHTGGGCISQGRSYDTDRGRVFVKVNPKAEARRMFEGEMASLTAILKTNTVRVPKPIKVLDAPGGGSVLVMEHVDMRHLSSHAAKLGAQLADLHLENKKRGETLLKEAGTVGRGGGQEERPFVDQFGFDVVTCCGYLPQAPLLTERPEHSYGSPCDA; this is encoded by the exons ATGGAGGAGCTGCTGAGGCGCGAGCTGGGCTGCGGCTCCGTCAGGGCCACGGGCCACACGGGAGGCGGGTGCATCAGCCAGGGCCGGAGCTACGACACGGACCGAGGACGAGTGTTCGTGAAAGTGAACCCCAAGGCGGAG GCCAGAAGAATGTTTGAAGGTGAGATGGCAAGTTTAACTGCCATCCTGAAAACAAACACAGTGAGAGTGCCCAAGCCCATCAAGGTTCTGGATGCCCCAGGCGGTGGGAGCGTGCTGGTGATGGAGCATGTGGACATGAGGCATCTGAGCAG TCATGCTGCAAAGCTTGGAGCCCAGCTGGCCGATTTACACCTTGAGAACAAGAAGCGTGGAGAGACGCTCCTGAAAGAGGCGGGCACAGTGG GGAGAGGAGGTGGGCAGGAGGAACGGCCCTTTGTGGACCAGTTTGGGTTTGACGTGGTGACGTGCTGTGGATACCTCCCCCAG GCACCTCTCCTCACTGAGAGACCTGAGCACTCGTACGGTTCTCCGTGTGACGCCTAA
- the FN3KRP gene encoding ketosamine-3-kinase isoform X2, producing MEELLRRELGCGSVRATGHTGGGCISQGRSYDTDRGRVFVKVNPKAEARRMFEGEMASLTAILKTNTVRVPKPIKVLDAPGGGSVLVMEHVDMRHLSSHAAKLGAQLADLHLENKKRGETLLKEAGTVGRGGGQEERPFVDQFGFDVVTCCGYLPQVNDWQEDWVVFYARQRIQPQMDMVEKESGDREALQLWSALQAPLLTERPEHSYGSPCDA from the exons ATGGAGGAGCTGCTGAGGCGCGAGCTGGGCTGCGGCTCCGTCAGGGCCACGGGCCACACGGGAGGCGGGTGCATCAGCCAGGGCCGGAGCTACGACACGGACCGAGGACGAGTGTTCGTGAAAGTGAACCCCAAGGCGGAG GCCAGAAGAATGTTTGAAGGTGAGATGGCAAGTTTAACTGCCATCCTGAAAACAAACACAGTGAGAGTGCCCAAGCCCATCAAGGTTCTGGATGCCCCAGGCGGTGGGAGCGTGCTGGTGATGGAGCATGTGGACATGAGGCATCTGAGCAG TCATGCTGCAAAGCTTGGAGCCCAGCTGGCCGATTTACACCTTGAGAACAAGAAGCGTGGAGAGACGCTCCTGAAAGAGGCGGGCACAGTGG GGAGAGGAGGTGGGCAGGAGGAACGGCCCTTTGTGGACCAGTTTGGGTTTGACGTGGTGACGTGCTGTGGATACCTCCCCCAG GTGAATGACTGGCAGGAGGACTGGGTTGTGTTCTATGCCCGGCAGCGCATTCAGCCCCAGATGGACATGGTGGAGAAGGAGTCTGGGGACAGGGAGGCCCTCCAGCTTTGGTCTGCTCTGCAG GCACCTCTCCTCACTGAGAGACCTGAGCACTCGTACGGTTCTCCGTGTGACGCCTAA
- the FN3KRP gene encoding ketosamine-3-kinase isoform X1: protein MEELLRRELGCGSVRATGHTGGGCISQGRSYDTDRGRVFVKVNPKAEARRMFEGEMASLTAILKTNTVRVPKPIKVLDAPGGGSVLVMEHVDMRHLSSHAAKLGAQLADLHLENKKRGETLLKEAGTVGRGGGQEERPFVDQFGFDVVTCCGYLPQVNDWQEDWVVFYARQRIQPQMDMVEKESGDREALQLWSALQLKIPDLFRDLQIIPALLHGDLWGGNVAEDSSGPVIFDPASFYGHSEYELAIAGMFGGFSSSFYSAYHGKIPKAPGFEKRLQLYQLFHYLNHWNHFGSGYRGSSLNIMRNLVK from the exons ATGGAGGAGCTGCTGAGGCGCGAGCTGGGCTGCGGCTCCGTCAGGGCCACGGGCCACACGGGAGGCGGGTGCATCAGCCAGGGCCGGAGCTACGACACGGACCGAGGACGAGTGTTCGTGAAAGTGAACCCCAAGGCGGAG GCCAGAAGAATGTTTGAAGGTGAGATGGCAAGTTTAACTGCCATCCTGAAAACAAACACAGTGAGAGTGCCCAAGCCCATCAAGGTTCTGGATGCCCCAGGCGGTGGGAGCGTGCTGGTGATGGAGCATGTGGACATGAGGCATCTGAGCAG TCATGCTGCAAAGCTTGGAGCCCAGCTGGCCGATTTACACCTTGAGAACAAGAAGCGTGGAGAGACGCTCCTGAAAGAGGCGGGCACAGTGG GGAGAGGAGGTGGGCAGGAGGAACGGCCCTTTGTGGACCAGTTTGGGTTTGACGTGGTGACGTGCTGTGGATACCTCCCCCAG GTGAATGACTGGCAGGAGGACTGGGTTGTGTTCTATGCCCGGCAGCGCATTCAGCCCCAGATGGACATGGTGGAGAAGGAGTCTGGGGACAGGGAGGCCCTCCAGCTTTGGTCTGCTCTGCAG TTAAAGATCCCTGACCTGTTCCGTGACCTGCAGATCATCCCAGCCTTACTCCACGGGGATCTCTGGGGCGGAAACGTAGCAGAGGATTCCTCTGGGCCGGTCATTTTTGACCCAGCTTCTTTCTATGGCCACTCGGAATATGAGCTGGCAATAGCTGGCATGTTTGGGGGCTTTAGCAGCTCCTTTTACTCCGCCTACCACGGCAAAATCCCCAAGGCCCCAGGATTCGAGAAGCGCCTTCAGTTGTATCAGCTCTTTCACTACCTGAACCACTGGAATCATTTTGGATCGGGGTACAGAGGGTCCTCCCTGAACATCATGAGGAATCTGGTCAAGTGA
- the FN3KRP gene encoding ketosamine-3-kinase isoform X3, giving the protein MEELLRRELGCGSVRATGHTGGGCISQGRSYDTDRGRVFVKVNPKAEARRMFEGEMASLTAILKTNTVRVPKPIKVLDAPGGGSVLVMEHVDMRHLSSHAAKLGAQLADLHLENKKRGETLLKEAGTVGRGGGQEERPFVDQFGFDVVTCCGYLPQVNDWQEDWVVFYARQRIQPQMDMVEKESGDREALQLWSALQVSGASLHAQHLPHSPLA; this is encoded by the exons ATGGAGGAGCTGCTGAGGCGCGAGCTGGGCTGCGGCTCCGTCAGGGCCACGGGCCACACGGGAGGCGGGTGCATCAGCCAGGGCCGGAGCTACGACACGGACCGAGGACGAGTGTTCGTGAAAGTGAACCCCAAGGCGGAG GCCAGAAGAATGTTTGAAGGTGAGATGGCAAGTTTAACTGCCATCCTGAAAACAAACACAGTGAGAGTGCCCAAGCCCATCAAGGTTCTGGATGCCCCAGGCGGTGGGAGCGTGCTGGTGATGGAGCATGTGGACATGAGGCATCTGAGCAG TCATGCTGCAAAGCTTGGAGCCCAGCTGGCCGATTTACACCTTGAGAACAAGAAGCGTGGAGAGACGCTCCTGAAAGAGGCGGGCACAGTGG GGAGAGGAGGTGGGCAGGAGGAACGGCCCTTTGTGGACCAGTTTGGGTTTGACGTGGTGACGTGCTGTGGATACCTCCCCCAG GTGAATGACTGGCAGGAGGACTGGGTTGTGTTCTATGCCCGGCAGCGCATTCAGCCCCAGATGGACATGGTGGAGAAGGAGTCTGGGGACAGGGAGGCCCTCCAGCTTTGGTCTGCTCTGCAGGTGAGCGGGGCCTCACTGCACGCCCAGCACCTGCCACACTCCCCTCTTGCGTGA